One part of the bacterium genome encodes these proteins:
- the tsaE gene encoding tRNA (adenosine(37)-N6)-threonylcarbamoyltransferase complex ATPase subunit type 1 TsaE yields the protein MKKAVTTNNPEETKCLGKKIGRFLKEGDVIALVGNLGAGKTVIANGLCTGLGVKEDYITSPTYTIINQYDGRIPVYHIDLYRLNDSKELYNIGWDEYIYGNGTCIIEWADKAAEMLPEEYLMVNIEVTGKDKRKITLQAKGVSYKNLLERVK from the coding sequence ATGAAAAAAGCAGTTACCACAAACAATCCAGAAGAAACAAAGTGTCTGGGTAAAAAAATAGGCAGGTTCTTAAAAGAGGGAGATGTTATTGCATTGGTTGGGAACCTAGGTGCGGGCAAGACTGTTATTGCTAATGGCTTATGCACAGGACTTGGAGTAAAGGAAGATTATATAACAAGTCCGACTTACACAATAATCAATCAATATGATGGGAGAATTCCTGTTTATCACATTGATCTATATAGATTAAATGATTCAAAAGAGCTTTACAACATAGGCTGGGATGAATATATCTATGGAAACGGAACATGTATAATAGAATGGGCAGATAAGGCAGCTGAGATGTTACCTGAAGAATATCTAATGGTAAACATAGAAGTAACTGGAAAGGATAAGAGAAAAATAACTTTACAGGCAAAAGGAGTGTCATATAAAAATCTACTGGAAAGAGTGAAATAA
- the tsaB gene encoding tRNA (adenosine(37)-N6)-threonylcarbamoyltransferase complex dimerization subunit type 1 TsaB: MRILGIETATNVCSVCILENSQLIAEYTTNITKTHSQRLMPMIKHVLANVELIPKDIGAIAVSIGPGSFTGIRISISAAKGIAVALNIQTVGVSTLDGIAYNLMNSYTGQVCVITDARRKQVYTAIYEIPNMKKMTSDMVLPIEELIKKIKKKTIFIGNACALYCNTLKKELGDLAVVCPSHSGIPRASSIAFLGEKILKEGKGLSHFDLKPNYVRLSDAEMKWKEKHGKIK, encoded by the coding sequence ATGAGAATACTTGGTATTGAAACCGCTACTAATGTCTGCAGTGTGTGTATACTGGAGAATTCCCAGCTTATAGCGGAATACACAACGAATATAACAAAAACACATTCACAGCGTCTTATGCCAATGATAAAACATGTTCTTGCAAATGTCGAATTAATCCCAAAGGATATAGGAGCTATTGCTGTTTCAATAGGACCAGGGTCTTTTACTGGGATTAGAATAAGTATTAGTGCAGCAAAAGGAATAGCAGTGGCACTTAACATTCAAACAGTTGGAGTTTCTACATTGGATGGAATCGCATATAACCTGATGAATTCATACACTGGCCAAGTATGTGTAATCACAGACGCAAGAAGAAAGCAAGTATATACAGCGATTTATGAAATACCAAATATGAAAAAGATGACTAGTGACATGGTCCTTCCGATTGAAGAATTGATTAAGAAAATAAAAAAGAAAACAATCTTTATCGGCAATGCATGCGCACTATATTGCAATACATTAAAAAAAGAATTGGGCGATTTGGCGGTTGTGTGTCCTTCTCATTCAGGTATTCCACGCGCTTCGAGTATTGCGTTTTTGGGTGAGAAGATATTAAAAGAAGGTAAGGGTTTGAGTCATTTTGACTTGAAACCAAATTATGTAAGATTATCGGATGCAGAAATGAAATGGAAGGAAAAGCATGGAAAAATTAAGTAA
- a CDS encoding NADP-dependent malic enzyme — protein MEKLSKESLEAHKKLKGKIEIKSKIKLNNIHDLSIAYTPGVAEPCRQIFRNREKIYDLTSKWNTIAIVTDGSAVLGLGNIGADASLPVMEGKAVLFKQFGGVDAFPICINSQDTDEIVKTVRLISPAFGGINLEDISAPRCFIIEEKLKRELDIPVFHDDQHGTAVVVYAALLNALKLVSRQIDKIKVVILGAGAAGIAISKLLTNAGCRNILICDRAGIIHKNREGNMNFAKKEISKITNPENLSGTLADATVGADVFIGVSGPELVTGEMISKMNKEAVVFAMSNPVPEIAPEEAKRAGARIIGTGRSDLPNQINNVLAFPGIFRGALDVRASDINEDMKIAAAEALSSLISNKELHDDYIIVNPFDKRIKSAVSKAVAKAARASGVARK, from the coding sequence ATGGAAAAATTAAGTAAAGAATCCCTTGAGGCTCATAAAAAATTAAAAGGTAAGATTGAAATAAAGAGCAAGATTAAACTAAACAACATTCATGACTTAAGCATTGCCTATACTCCCGGAGTTGCAGAACCATGCAGGCAAATCTTCAGAAATAGGGAGAAGATTTATGACCTTACCTCAAAATGGAACACAATAGCTATTGTTACTGATGGAAGCGCTGTTTTAGGCTTAGGCAATATTGGAGCAGATGCATCTTTGCCTGTTATGGAAGGGAAAGCTGTTCTTTTCAAACAATTTGGAGGGGTAGATGCTTTTCCTATATGCATAAACTCACAAGACACTGATGAAATAGTAAAAACAGTGAGACTAATTTCTCCAGCTTTTGGAGGAATTAATCTTGAGGATATATCAGCCCCAAGATGTTTTATCATAGAAGAAAAACTTAAAAGAGAGCTAGACATTCCTGTATTTCATGATGATCAGCATGGAACAGCAGTTGTTGTGTATGCTGCATTGCTTAATGCCTTAAAATTAGTTAGCAGACAAATAGACAAAATAAAAGTTGTTATTCTTGGAGCAGGAGCAGCTGGGATTGCCATCTCAAAGTTGCTTACTAACGCAGGATGCAGGAATATTCTTATATGCGATAGAGCAGGCATAATACACAAAAACAGAGAAGGCAATATGAATTTTGCAAAGAAGGAGATTTCGAAAATTACGAACCCTGAGAACTTATCAGGAACTCTGGCAGATGCTACAGTTGGAGCTGATGTCTTTATAGGAGTATCAGGCCCTGAACTGGTCACAGGAGAGATGATCAGCAAGATGAATAAAGAGGCAGTTGTTTTTGCCATGTCAAATCCCGTTCCTGAAATCGCACCTGAAGAGGCTAAGCGGGCTGGAGCAAGGATTATTGGAACAGGTCGCAGCGATCTGCCAAACCAGATTAATAATGTACTTGCTTTTCCAGGAATATTCAGAGGCGCGTTGGATGTAAGAGCGTCAGATATAAACGAAGATATGAAAATAGCGGCTGCAGAGGCATTATCAAGCTTAATATCAAATAAAGAATTACATGACGATTACATAATTGTTAATCCTTTTGATAAAAGAATAAAAAGCGCTGTTTCCAAAGCCGTTGCAAAAGCAGCTAGGGCCAGTGGTGTTGCAAGGAAGTAA
- the alr gene encoding alanine racemase, which produces MKYRTIAQINLKAIGHNIARIRKIVGKDRKILAAVKANAYGHGDAEAAKTAAEYGVSYLGVANIEEAIHLRRADINIPILILGCSFKYEIGDILSYNISPTIADMDFAEALNRKATEFPNKVAVHVKIDTGMGRIGSCFEHAVDFVKELAKLENLFLEGIFTHFPSSDEADKSFSLLQIKRFKDILDKLETSGVSIPIKHMANSGAILSKNIHDSFFDMVRPGLMLYGAYPSPYVSNDIKLEPALTLKTRVVFIKDVKQGSTISYGRTHITKSKARLAAIPIGYGDGYSRLLSNKGEVLIKGKRAPIVGRVCMDQSIVDVSKIPEVCVGDEVVLIGKQGRGQISAEEIAEKIGTIPNEVFCMISKRVPRVYINKESKDKP; this is translated from the coding sequence ATGAAATACCGCACTATTGCACAGATTAACCTGAAAGCTATAGGGCATAACATTGCCCGGATAAGAAAAATAGTTGGTAAAGATAGAAAAATTCTTGCGGCAGTTAAGGCGAATGCTTATGGGCACGGAGATGCAGAGGCAGCAAAAACCGCAGCAGAATACGGAGTTAGCTATCTTGGTGTTGCCAATATTGAAGAAGCTATCCACCTGCGCAGAGCGGATATAAATATACCGATTTTAATACTTGGCTGTTCATTTAAATATGAAATAGGGGACATCCTTTCATATAATATAAGTCCAACTATAGCAGACATGGACTTTGCAGAAGCATTGAATAGAAAAGCAACAGAGTTCCCTAATAAAGTAGCAGTACATGTTAAAATTGATACCGGGATGGGACGGATAGGTTCATGCTTTGAACATGCTGTAGATTTTGTAAAAGAGCTCGCTAAATTAGAAAACCTGTTCTTAGAGGGTATATTTACACATTTTCCTTCTTCTGATGAAGCTGATAAAAGTTTCAGTCTGCTTCAAATAAAGCGGTTCAAAGATATTCTGGATAAACTAGAAACCTCAGGGGTCTCAATCCCTATAAAACATATGGCAAACAGTGGAGCCATTCTCTCTAAAAATATTCATGACAGTTTTTTTGATATGGTCCGCCCTGGCTTAATGCTCTATGGAGCATATCCATCACCTTATGTTTCCAATGACATCAAGCTTGAACCAGCTTTGACATTAAAAACAAGGGTTGTTTTTATAAAAGATGTGAAACAAGGTTCTACAATCAGCTATGGAAGAACCCATATAACAAAGTCAAAAGCAAGGCTTGCTGCAATACCAATTGGATATGGCGATGGATACAGCAGATTACTTTCAAACAAAGGAGAGGTGCTGATAAAAGGCAAAAGAGCTCCGATTGTGGGAAGAGTTTGTATGGATCAGTCAATAGTAGATGTGAGTAAAATCCCTGAGGTATGCGTGGGAGATGAAGTTGTTTTAATTGGCAAGCAGGGACGGGGGCAAATAAGTGCTGAGGAAATTGCAGAAAAAATAGGCACAATACCTAATGAAGTATTCTGTATGATTAGTAAAAGAGTTCCGAGAGTATATATTAATAAGGAGTCAAAAGATAAACCATGA
- a CDS encoding PIG-L family deacetylase — MKKCVMAFGAHSDDIEIQCGGTLLKFKSKGYELIYVVVTTNDMGFSHGYKENIEVRRKEAEKGAKFLGAMPLFLNFKKFDIANDKNKIVSFIEDSNIFNKWKKLPGREPISVAFFIPECVIEVANLIAKYEPEIVLTHSPDDIHPDHHSTSVLVYRAFKEASEKMKLGSLYLWGPGSWGFITEFNPDIFIDISNYIDKKNEAISQHASQAVEWIKTYFGERTARWGKKIGVKHAEGFYKVKDILTKDKISYINTLERRFLEYKKRN; from the coding sequence ATGAAAAAATGCGTTATGGCTTTTGGAGCACATTCTGACGACATAGAGATACAATGCGGAGGAACGTTATTAAAGTTTAAATCTAAAGGGTATGAGTTAATATATGTTGTGGTTACAACGAATGATATGGGATTTTCTCATGGATATAAAGAAAACATTGAGGTAAGAAGAAAGGAAGCAGAAAAAGGAGCAAAGTTTTTGGGAGCAATGCCGTTATTTCTTAATTTTAAAAAGTTTGATATTGCAAATGATAAAAATAAAATTGTTAGCTTTATTGAGGATTCTAATATATTTAACAAATGGAAAAAGCTTCCAGGACGAGAGCCAATTTCAGTAGCTTTTTTCATTCCAGAGTGTGTAATCGAGGTAGCTAACTTGATTGCTAAATATGAACCGGAGATTGTGTTAACTCATAGTCCAGATGATATACACCCCGATCATCATTCTACATCTGTATTGGTATACAGGGCGTTTAAAGAGGCATCAGAAAAGATGAAATTAGGTAGTTTGTATCTCTGGGGTCCTGGTTCATGGGGATTCATAACGGAATTTAACCCAGATATATTTATAGATATAAGTAACTACATAGACAAGAAAAATGAAGCTATTTCACAACACGCCTCTCAGGCAGTAGAATGGATTAAAACATATTTTGGAGAGAGAACAGCTCGCTGGGGAAAGAAGATAGGTGTCAAGCATGCTGAAGGTTTTTACAAAGTCAAAGATATATTAACAAAAGATAAAATTTCTTATATTAATACATTGGAAAGGAGATTTTTGGAATATAAAAAAAGGAATTAG
- a CDS encoding DapH/DapD/GlmU-related protein, which translates to MNFGKYDKEYYFDLSDTNLEPLFEDIKYVWEIFPKIKEWIAKNLVSEIKGHVQSNAFIGKDVFVGNGTVVESGAYIKGPAIIGENAVIRHGAYLRENCIIEDNCIIGHASEIKNSIMLNGSAVSHFGYVGDTILGNGVNLAAGCKLSNNKNDSEEITVTIDGEKYFTGLKHFGAIIGDNTKIGCNAVTNPGTLIGKNCTIYPCSSIKGMLESNTIVKLRQEIEVVKKRENFAKN; encoded by the coding sequence ATGAATTTTGGAAAATATGATAAAGAATATTACTTTGATTTATCTGATACAAATCTTGAGCCATTATTTGAAGATATTAAATATGTATGGGAGATTTTTCCAAAGATAAAAGAATGGATTGCAAAAAATTTAGTGAGCGAGATTAAAGGACACGTTCAAAGCAATGCATTTATAGGTAAAGATGTTTTTGTAGGTAATGGTACAGTTGTTGAATCAGGTGCTTATATAAAGGGACCAGCTATAATTGGGGAAAATGCAGTTATACGGCATGGAGCATACCTTAGAGAAAATTGTATAATTGAAGATAACTGCATTATTGGACATGCATCGGAGATCAAAAATTCTATAATGTTAAATGGCAGTGCTGTCTCTCATTTTGGGTATGTTGGAGATACAATACTTGGAAATGGAGTGAATTTGGCAGCAGGATGCAAGCTTTCTAATAATAAGAATGATAGCGAGGAAATCACTGTAACCATAGATGGGGAAAAATATTTTACTGGATTGAAACATTTTGGCGCGATTATAGGAGATAACACTAAAATTGGCTGCAATGCAGTCACAAATCCTGGAACATTAATAGGAAAAAACTGCACTATATATCCTTGTTCATCAATTAAGGGAATGCTTGAGTCAAATACCATAGTAAAGTTAAGACAAGAAATAGAAGTAGTAAAAAAGAGAGAAAATTTTGCGAAAAATTAG
- a CDS encoding glycosyltransferase: MRKIRILRIVSNLGVGGVQKRMVSLLPKLNKERHEIIVCSFKSGELQHCLEQSGIPVRIVPRRFKFDPVCIYRLCSIMKKENIDIVHTHCHKPNTTGRIAAKLAGVPVIIANEHNVDSWKSNWQLILDRWLAAYSDKIIAVSEAVKSFYVENANISTDKFEVIYNGVDLDFWQSNIPTKEMIFKKKTELGLLQGDKVIVTIGRLHPQKGHEYLLRAARTIIPRMRNLKFLIVGDGPMKDSLESVSERLGIKENVAFTGKRDDVKDILYLSDISVVSSIREGFSNVVLESMACIKPVVATDVGGNKEIIIDGENGFIVPSRDEDVLADRILTLAGNEELTKKMGLAAKETVKSFSLSRMIHKTEKLYEELMDKKI; the protein is encoded by the coding sequence TTGCGAAAAATTAGAATATTACGCATAGTTTCAAATCTAGGAGTGGGTGGTGTTCAGAAAAGAATGGTGTCGCTTTTGCCAAAACTTAACAAAGAGAGGCATGAAATTATCGTATGCAGCTTTAAATCAGGAGAATTGCAGCATTGCCTGGAACAATCCGGAATTCCAGTCCGAATAGTCCCGCGCAGATTCAAGTTTGATCCTGTTTGCATTTATAGACTGTGCTCAATCATGAAGAAAGAAAACATTGATATAGTTCATACTCACTGCCATAAACCCAACACCACAGGGAGAATCGCCGCAAAATTAGCAGGCGTGCCTGTTATAATTGCAAATGAGCATAATGTGGATAGTTGGAAAAGCAACTGGCAGCTAATCCTAGACAGATGGCTTGCTGCATACTCCGATAAAATTATTGCAGTATCAGAAGCAGTTAAAAGCTTTTATGTAGAAAATGCTAATATTTCTACTGATAAGTTTGAGGTTATCTATAATGGAGTGGATTTGGATTTTTGGCAAAGTAATATACCTACAAAGGAAATGATTTTTAAGAAAAAGACGGAATTGGGCTTACTGCAGGGCGATAAAGTAATAGTAACTATAGGCCGTCTTCATCCGCAAAAGGGACATGAATACTTATTAAGAGCAGCAAGAACGATAATCCCCAGAATGAGAAACCTAAAGTTTCTGATAGTTGGAGATGGCCCAATGAAAGATAGTTTAGAATCTGTCTCGGAAAGATTAGGCATAAAAGAGAACGTTGCCTTTACAGGTAAAAGAGACGATGTAAAAGATATACTATACCTCTCAGACATTTCAGTAGTTTCGTCTATTAGAGAAGGGTTCTCAAACGTAGTTTTAGAGTCAATGGCCTGCATCAAGCCGGTTGTTGCAACAGATGTGGGCGGCAACAAGGAGATTATCATTGATGGAGAAAATGGGTTTATTGTTCCTTCCAGAGATGAGGATGTTCTCGCAGATAGGATACTGACATTAGCTGGCAATGAAGAATTGACTAAAAAAATGGGACTTGCTGCCAAAGAGACTGTCAAAAGTTTTTCTTTAAGCCGTATGATTCACAAAACTGAAAAACTCTATGAAGAGTTGATGGATAAAAAAATATGA
- a CDS encoding lysophospholipid acyltransferase family protein, translated as MRHTRQYLGGVTVAVCVRYLPRSLMLFLGNILGDFTFYILRIRRKQVFKNLRFAFGNQKSNIELKKIAREIYKNLGKTLLEFLQLPRMNGTRIRRIVDTSELCKIDHILKKGKGAILLGAHFGNWELLGAAFGLLGYPVNVIGRLSDNRRIGNAIDRYRRLVGMKVIQKNDPIRKVFRSLSNNELVAILMDQNTRKDMIFVDFFGRPAATAKGIAVFALRTGAPVVPAFIVRERKHHRILIGNPIYAHSSESADSDIQKYTAQFSKVIESYIRQYPDQWFWLHNRWKTQPKK; from the coding sequence ATGAGACATACCCGTCAGTATTTGGGGGGGGTAACAGTAGCTGTGTGCGTAAGGTATCTGCCTAGAAGCCTAATGCTATTTTTAGGCAATATTCTTGGGGATTTTACATTCTATATACTCAGAATCAGACGAAAACAAGTTTTCAAAAATCTTAGGTTTGCTTTTGGAAATCAAAAAAGCAATATCGAATTGAAAAAGATAGCAAGGGAAATATATAAAAATCTTGGAAAAACACTTCTGGAATTTCTGCAGCTTCCGAGAATGAATGGAACAAGAATAAGAAGAATTGTTGATACATCTGAGCTATGTAAAATAGACCACATTCTAAAAAAAGGGAAAGGAGCTATCTTGCTTGGTGCGCATTTTGGAAACTGGGAACTTTTAGGCGCTGCTTTTGGGCTTTTGGGATATCCTGTAAATGTAATTGGCAGACTTTCAGATAATAGAAGAATAGGAAATGCTATTGACAGGTATAGAAGGCTTGTTGGAATGAAAGTTATTCAGAAGAATGATCCCATTAGAAAGGTGTTTCGCTCACTCAGTAATAATGAACTGGTTGCTATATTAATGGACCAAAATACGAGAAAAGATATGATTTTTGTAGATTTCTTTGGAAGACCTGCAGCTACTGCAAAAGGAATAGCTGTTTTTGCCCTGAGAACAGGAGCTCCAGTTGTTCCAGCTTTTATTGTAAGAGAGAGGAAACACCACAGAATACTTATTGGAAATCCTATATATGCGCATAGTTCTGAAAGCGCAGACAGTGATATACAGAAATATACAGCTCAATTTTCTAAGGTTATTGAATCTTATATCAGGCAATATCCTGACCAGTGGTTCTGGCTGCATAATCGCTGGAAAACCCAGCCTAAAAAATAA
- a CDS encoding alpha/beta hydrolase → MWAKVIKYVIGTLIVICFLHLYFRYFEWKNIYYATRGISRTPESIGLKFEDIFFETDDHVKLNGWYVPCEGAISTLLFCHGNAGNISDRLDSIYIFHNLGLNVLIFDYRGYGKSRGFSTEKGTYLDAMAAYKWLISKKKPDENKIVIFGRSLGGSIAIDLAAKINKGLLISESAFTSIIDIGKELYPFLPIKYCASIKYDSIQKIKNIKIPKLIIHSEEDEIIPFPHGEKLFKTALFPKQFYKMSGEHNDGFIIMGKEYEEAIKNFIKKNLK, encoded by the coding sequence ATGTGGGCAAAAGTTATTAAATATGTTATTGGGACACTGATTGTTATTTGTTTTCTGCATCTATATTTCAGGTATTTTGAATGGAAGAATATTTACTATGCTACTCGTGGAATTAGCAGAACTCCAGAAAGTATTGGTTTAAAGTTTGAAGATATCTTTTTTGAAACAGATGATCATGTTAAGCTGAATGGCTGGTACGTTCCTTGTGAAGGAGCAATATCAACTCTCCTTTTTTGCCATGGGAATGCTGGGAATATAAGCGACCGTCTCGACAGTATATACATATTTCATAATCTTGGTTTGAATGTTCTTATATTTGATTACAGGGGTTATGGCAAAAGCAGGGGATTCTCAACAGAAAAAGGCACTTATCTGGACGCAATGGCTGCATATAAGTGGCTTATTTCAAAGAAAAAGCCGGACGAGAATAAGATTGTTATATTTGGCCGTTCTCTAGGAGGTTCAATAGCAATTGACCTTGCGGCAAAAATTAATAAAGGCTTACTTATTTCAGAAAGTGCATTTACATCTATAATTGATATTGGTAAGGAACTTTATCCATTTCTTCCTATTAAATACTGTGCAAGCATAAAATATGACAGTATTCAAAAAATAAAAAACATAAAGATTCCAAAGCTTATAATACACTCAGAGGAGGATGAGATAATACCTTTTCCCCATGGCGAGAAACTCTTTAAGACGGCTCTTTTCCCTAAACAGTTTTATAAAATGAGCGGAGAGCATAATGATGGCTTTATAATAATGGGTAAAGAATATGAGGAGGCAATAAAAAACTTCATCAAGAAAAATTTGAAATAA
- the gap gene encoding type I glyceraldehyde-3-phosphate dehydrogenase produces the protein MATKVGINGFGRIGRLVLKAGLGSNNLEFVAVNDLTDAKTLAHLFKYDSTFGIFNGTVEAKDDAIVINGKEIKVIAQKDPSQLPWKALGVEIVVESTGRFRDKAQASAHIQAGAKKVIISAPATNEDITIVLGVNENKYDPSSHHIISNASCTTNCLAPVAKVLMDNFGITKGLMTTIHSYTSDQVLLDFPHKDLRRARSAAVSMIPTTTGAAKAVALVIPELKGKVDGMAIRVPTQNVSLVDLVANTEKKTSAEEVNAALKNAAENGLSKYLEYCDEPLVSKDFNGNSKSSIVDALCTKVIESNMVKVLAWYDNEWGYSNRVVDLAEYIISRQ, from the coding sequence ATGGCAACAAAGGTTGGAATCAATGGATTTGGAAGGATTGGAAGATTGGTTTTAAAGGCAGGTTTAGGTTCAAATAACCTGGAATTTGTAGCGGTAAATGACCTTACAGATGCAAAAACATTAGCGCATCTTTTCAAATATGATTCCACTTTTGGAATATTTAACGGCACTGTGGAAGCTAAGGACGATGCAATAGTTATTAATGGTAAAGAAATAAAAGTTATTGCTCAGAAAGACCCGTCTCAGCTGCCATGGAAAGCTCTTGGCGTGGAAATTGTTGTTGAATCAACGGGAAGGTTCAGAGACAAGGCACAAGCAAGCGCCCACATTCAGGCAGGAGCAAAGAAAGTAATTATATCAGCTCCGGCAACAAACGAGGATATAACAATTGTATTGGGAGTAAATGAGAATAAATACGATCCTTCTTCACATCATATTATTTCAAACGCCTCCTGCACTACGAATTGTCTGGCTCCGGTTGCAAAGGTTTTGATGGATAATTTCGGTATAACAAAGGGACTGATGACAACAATTCATTCATATACAAGTGATCAGGTTTTACTTGATTTCCCGCATAAGGATTTAAGAAGAGCAAGATCAGCGGCTGTATCAATGATTCCAACAACAACAGGAGCCGCAAAGGCTGTTGCGCTCGTTATCCCTGAATTAAAAGGCAAAGTGGACGGAATGGCTATCAGAGTTCCAACGCAAAATGTGTCTCTGGTTGATCTTGTTGCGAATACGGAGAAAAAAACAAGTGCAGAAGAGGTAAATGCCGCTTTAAAGAATGCAGCAGAGAATGGGTTGAGCAAATATCTCGAATACTGCGATGAACCTTTAGTATCAAAGGATTTTAATGGAAACAGCAAATCCTCGATTGTAGACGCACTGTGTACAAAAGTTATAGAGAGTAATATGGTTAAAGTTCTTGCATGGTATGATAATGAATGGGGTTATTCAAACAGAGTTGTTGATTTAGCTGAGTACATAATTTCAAGGCAGTAA